A region of the Gopherus flavomarginatus isolate rGopFla2 chromosome 3, rGopFla2.mat.asm, whole genome shotgun sequence genome:
ACAAATTAAAAATTCCAGTTAAGCATCACCACATTTTAACCCCTCACATTTGCATAAAATAATTGACTACAAGCTATTAAATTGCAAAAACTGAAAGTTTATACAGGTGCTTTACTACGTCATACTGTGTCATGGGTCCCTTTGTTCAGCTTTCTACACAAACGTCTGAGTCATGGTTGTTTCCACTGATTATCTATTCAGTCTCTGCGTTATCACTTCTCGGTACATGATAGAGATGTATATTAGCAGCAGAAAGATGACAAAGAAATCATCTAAAAATCCCAGAATTCCAAAGAGGGCTTCAGGAAGAAAATCCAGAGGTGAAGCCAGATAGAGCAGAGCTCCTAGCAGGCAGAGGAATATTCTGAGACGGAACATCCAGAAAAGGCCCCCTACAGTAAACATCTCCCTGAAAGCATGCCGCAGTAAAGTGGGTAAATCCATAATTCTTTCCATAATCTatgaacaaacaaaacagaaataattaaTCTTTTGCAACATCATACAAAATGCCAACATAAATACTTCCtaaatggaatttttttgtttgtttttgcttgaaGTACAACATTGATACTATCACATTCACCAGTTTTGGAATCCATTATGTCACATGACAAAGTTTATAGATGTGGTACTTGAAACCACAGTATAACGAATTCATGAAAGATTTTAACTGCCAAGACACCTATTGGGCAAGAAACACAGCAAAACGAGCATCATAGAGGTTCCTAATTGACACAGAAGACAACTTATGATTCATCAAGTAGCAACAGCAAGCAGTGGAGAAACTATTCTGGATCCATTTCTTACAGATAAGTAGTAACCGATTAAGGATATAACAATAATAGAGAAGTTTGGAATCAATGGTTACAAGTTATATTAGTTCAGTACAATAAAGAAATGGGCTTGAACTCATTATAGCAAAGAGAAGGCTCACAGaaggcaggggtatatatttaaGAAAAGGTAAATCAACAAAAACATTTCAGGAAAGCAGAATGCAATGGAAGAAAGTATGGAAAAATCTAAGAATATGGAAGAAAACTGGGGATTCCTATGAGATGCCATAATTAAGCTGCAACAGATTACATTTCCTCTGAAAAAGAATAATGCAATATACAAGCTGTGGCTAAATGTGTCTTTTCAAGGGACTGTTCAAGCTTTAAgattagaaaacaaaataaaaccagccAAGGCTCCTTCTTATTTTTTATTCTGTGGCTTCATCCACACTAATTAGCTATGGTTCAGTGGgagccattttttaattttaacactGTTTCAATAATGGCTCCTTTCCCAAAACAGACAGAGCCACAGAATAGAAGACTAAAAGGAGACATGgaccaaacttaaaaaaaatactttagaGAGTAAGGGTAGTCTTATGATTAAGGCAATGGACTGTGTGCAACATCCACAGGCAGGATGTCTAGGTTCAATTCCTGGGTCCgccatggacttcctgtgtgaccttgggcaagtcattgagGGCCTAATCCAcaacccactgaagttaatgggagactCAATTTCAATGGCCTTTGGACCAGGCTTTCAATCTCtgtacctgtaaaatggggataatacttcctttctctcatATTGTCAGGGtcgtctatttagattgtaaactctttggggtagggtCCCTAGTAAGAAACAAATGAGATGTGCAGGAAggaccccactgaaatcactgggatttGCCTGGGCACATCTCATCTGTAGGATCAGGGTCTGCGTTTACAAACTGTGCCTAGCAAATGTGACAACAGTAGCTTGCAAGGTGTACATTCTAACATTCTTACAACTCTAACTATGACACtcaaggtatggctacacttgcagctgtacagcgctgggagttaaacctgtcttcatacagctgagtagggaaagcgctgcagtctgtccacactgacaactACCagtgcactgtcgtggccacatttgcagcatctgcagcagcattgggagcaatgcattatgggtagctatcccagcgttcaagtggctgcaacatgcttttcaaaagggggggtggggtggagtgtgacagggagcgtggaggagaaagagtggatttttggagccgacactgtgtcagcagctgccttgcaagttctgacccccgcccccacccctctctcactcactgaaagcaaacagcagctgtttttttcccctcacagacAAGATAAGAAGCCGCACCAAAACagatcctcctctccctccacgctgcttctctcctcaagccccctcccttctcctctcttcaagtaaacactagctgtgggcattccaaagggagccacctgcctctgctcattcacagcaaacagtagctgtgtttgtttttttgataaccaGCTTCGGAGCCCGGACTTCACAACAAAACATAGAGTAATCTTCACTTAAAAGGACTATGGGAAGCTTCCAGAGGTCAGTCACagcgtactaagattattccTTGTTTACACTGGAaccccagtgctgcagcatcagcgctatactctttattcctcttggggaggtggagtacaggcaacgctgtagccacggagatacagcgctgtatgtgccttgccagtgtggacggggagtgagttacagcgctataaagccaccaccagcgctgtaactctcaagtgtagccaaggcctcagttatAGAAATAACACTCTCAGAGAGAAAAGTTTAGAGAACAAAATAGAGAAGGCACACATAACTCATTAGGAAATTGAGGGAGCGTAGAActcaaaatacattttcaaaagaaaggGAGCAATATCAACACAGAAAAAACCAAAGCTAAATTCTCCTGATCagttcatagaaccatagaatatcagggttggaagggacctcaggaggtcatctagtccaaccccctgctcaaagcaggatcaatccccagatttttaccccagttgcctaaatggccccctccaggattgaattcacaaccctgggtttagcaggccaatgctcaaaccagttcTGGGTCTTTATATACTGGGAGcaaaaagggaaatatttttctttacaagCCACATATTTCTTTACTCGTTAATTATGAATAAGTTAGGCCCtgaatcaggaaagcacttaagtacatgttgtgacagacccaggccagtggggtacaggagtctggtagaaggcaaatatactggtcactggatgagtagttttctgttccctgagtgactagagcaggggctgcactagagtaatcaggaacctgctagaaccaattcaggcagacaggctgattagatcacctgcagccaatcaggcaggttaatcagggctcctgggtttaaaaagctcactccagtcagggagggggagagccagaagagaggaagtgcgtgtgaggagctgggagcaagaggcacaaggagctgagagtgagagggtgtgctgctggagggctgaggagtacaagcgttatcagacaccaggaggaagatcctgtggtgaggataaagaaggtgtttggaggaggccatggggaaagtagcccagggagttgtagctgtcatgcagctgttacaggaggtactatagacagctgcaatccacagggctctgggctggaacccggagtagagggtgggcccgggttccccccaaacctcccaactcctgatcagacacagggggagttgacccagactgtggggaagatcactgaggtgagcaaatctgccaataagagcaggacccgccaaggtagaggaggaactttgtcacaacgtTTAACCACCCTTCCTGAATAAAGGATGCTCTTCTGAATCAGGGCTTTAATGAGTACCATGTCATTACAACAGAAATGCAAGGTTAAAGGAgtagttaaaaataaatgtttttatgcTTAAGCTGCAGGAACTTGTATTTACTAAACAAAACCTGTGTAGTTCCCATGCGttataaacagaaaataaacacctACAAGAAAATATCACATTATAAAACAGCGTTAGTCTTTTGCTAGTTTATTGACTCTCCACGCCCTCATAACCTTACTTACAGTTCTGGGCTGTCCTGAGAATCTCCGGTTGTAATCATTAACATCTTGAAGCACTTGTGCTGCATCCTGCTGATCTTCACCAAAGAGTGGTAAAAACAATGTTACCTGTGCACAACAGCAAGAAGTCACTTCATGCCCGACAGTTCTTACGAATATGAAATTGCAAATTTATAAATGAAACAATAGTAATTCAGTGCTAAACCTCATTCTTTAAGTACAATTCATTACCGTAGACCAAACTTGGTACAACTTTAGATATATATGGCCTTGTTTCTAAGTATTTACCTAAAAACCAGTAGTTAATACTTGCCCTGTAtttacttagggcttggctacactcaaaactgcaaagcgctgccgtggcagcgctttgaagtgcgaatgtggtcgcagtgccagcgctgggagagagctctcccagcgctgcaggtactccatctccccatggggattagcttgcagcactgggagccgcgctcctagcgctggggcactgtttacactggcgctttgcagcgctgtaacttgctgcgctcaggggggtgtttttttcacacctgagtgagaaagttgcagcgctgtaaataaccagtgtagccaaggctttaGATACAGTTCCCAAGTCTTAAAGAATTAACACTTTAAGATACTATAAAAAGGATATAGAAAgctattttcaaaaatattttactaaGGACAATGTACAAGAACTCAGTCTTTGAAGTAGATCAaaggtaaagttttcaaaattgcataagtgacttaggaactcAAGTCTCATTTTCAGAGCTGACTTAGGCACTTAGATGCTTGAGGGTTTTGAAACTTTCATCTCAAAAATCAGACAAATGCTTCTGTCATCATTACTGATGATCTTGCATTGAAGCATAAAAGCAGCGAAGTTTGAGCTCACTGTATATCCACTTACAGCACAGTGGCTGAGGGCCTTCACCAACATTGTTCCTCCAAAGTGCACCAGCCTAGGGGGAGTTCGCTGCCACCTGCTTTGTGATCATGGCTATCATGGTAATGCTCAGAGTGAGTCTCCAAGCCCTATCCCATTAAGGTTCCCCTTGACTGCAAAGCTGGTGATGACAATGGGAAGCTTTGAGGGTAAGGTGATTCAACTGGAGAAAGTGGGCAGGACAAGAAAAAAAGATAGTCTTGGTTTTTGCAAAAGTAATGAATGGAGGATTCtcctcttaaagaaaaaaatagtatggGGAATTAATTCTGCTACAAGTATCTAAAATACACAATATAACATACATACGCATGTGTACATTTTATCTATATACAGAAAACTATTGTAATTTTACCCATATGTGGTGATGATAGTTATGATACACTTTAGCATAAGGTTCTGCAGTTTATCACATTGCTTTGCAATTTTTCATCTTTGAAACCTTACCATGTACTCTGCCACTAATCCATCGAGCAGTTGAAAACACCTACTTCCTctcctttttttaaacagcaactTGCCAAAGGACAGTTTGCTTCCCCCCTCCCGAAATATGAAATCCTCCTTCCACTGCATAGGCTGAGCAACACTCAGTCCCAGATCAATGACAGGCTtaagggccagtgccagtcctcaaatccttccagcgggccaataatgtcactcatgccaCCCAAAACCCACCCccaacctgcctaaggctctgggagttTGGATTGGGGAGGAGTtctggactgagaactggttaaaagacagagaataaaggataggaataaatggtaaattttcagaatggagggggTAACTAgtagtgttccccaagggtcagtcctaggaccaatttattcataaatgatctggagaaaggggtaaacagtgaggtggcacagtttgcagatgatactaaactgctcaagatagttaagaccaaagcagactgtgaagaacttcaaaaagatctcacaaaagtaagtgatggggcaacaaaatggcaaatgaaatttaatgtggataagtgtaaagtaatgtacattgggaaaaataaccccaactatacatacaatatgatgggggctaatttagctgcaactaatcaggaaagagatcttagagtcatcgtggatagttctctgaagacgtccacgcagtgtgcagtggccattaaaaaagcaaacaggatgttaggaaaaCAACAAGGattccggtggcaccttaaagactaatagatttattcgggcataagattttgtgggtaaaaaacctcacttcttcagatgcatggagtgaaaatgacaGATCATGTGttattatataatgcctgcaagAGAAAgcagttacctcacaagtggcgaatcagtgctgacagggccaattcgatcagggtggatgtagtctactctcaataatagatgaggtggtgtcaattccaggagaggcagagctgcttctgtaatgagccagccactcccaatccctattcaagcccaaattaatggtgttaaatttgcaaatgaattttagttctaccatttctctttgaagtctgttactgaagttttttttttccccaagtatggcaacttttaaatctgttatagaatgtccagggagattgaagtgttctcctgctggcttttgtatgttaccattcctgatgtccgatttgtgtccatttcttctttttttgtagagactatccagtttggcgAACATACatggctggcacatgatggcatatatcacattaatagatgtgcaggtgaatgagtccttgatggtgtggctgatgtggttgagtccttctggggcacctggcattggccactgtccgtagacagaatactgggctgcatggaccttttgtctgacccagtatggccattcttatgttcttatggggtaggggattggggtgcaggctctgggagggagtttgggtgctggatgcaggctctgggctggggcaggggtgtgggtgcaggaggagggagtggtttgcaggctctgggagggagtttgggggaggggtgtgtgtgtgggggtgcagactctgggagggaatttgagggttggagggggtatgtggggaaggggtgcaggctctgggagggggtatagggaaggggtgcaggctctgggaggggctttGGGGTAGGAGGGAGGGGTATAGACTTTGGGAGAGGGTCAGAGGGTGCAATGCTTACCTGTGGCTCCAAGGGGTGACAGGATGGGGGGCCTCTGTGTgttgctgcccccaggcactgtCCCTGCAGCTTCCCATGGGCCACAGGGGCACTTGGGGTgtgggcagcacatggaggcacagccccaccccgtcccaggggccgcagggagggGCTGGTAGACACATGGAGTGAGAAGGCAGACGCCGGTCAGCTCCACTGCACTGCTGGGGACCCAGGCCATTTTAAATtgcctggggggcaggagagcgCCCGGGGGTGGTAGGTGGtgccaagggagagacccagccccaaaactgctggagcccaggcCACATTGGGGAGGTTTGCAGGCCACAAATGGCCCACGGGCCGTGAGTTTCAGATCCCTGCTTAAGATGAAATAGATCACATTCCATGGCTAGTTATGGGTGCTTTAGTCCATTGGAAAGAGAAGCGTACAGGATAATACTGGCCCTTTGAGCTATAAAAGAGGATGCCTGGGGAAGAAAGAGATTTGGTGAGAGAGCTCTCTGCAGCTCTCCCTGGAACAAGGGAGGAATTATCAGGGAGCCAGTAGAGGGGTTAACCAGTGCCAGGAGGCTGAAAAGGGTGGAGACCCGGGAAGACTGGCTGGCTGACCTTCCTGAGATGAAGGGCCACAGCCAGGAGACTGATTATGGTTCTGGGAGAAGGCTGAAGGCagaagagcagcaagaggggataGCTGGCTGGTAACCCCAAGTCAGAGCCAGGGCTAGAGGCACCTGAAGGCCAGGGAACAGCAGAAGGAGTTGCCTCTAAGCCAGAGTGCCATAGCCAAGGGCCAGAGAGGGCTGATGGTGGGGGAGCGCCAGAGGAGCTTATCTACTGTCATCTCCAGAGGTGAAGAGCTGGACCCACAGGGTGTGAGATGGCCAGCAGGAGTGAGGGATGCTCTCCTGGTAAAGACCATCTCTCAGCAGTCAGGCTGTGAGGGTTCCCACTGGAAGGGCAGGGTTGCACTCCAGCTGGAAAGGCAGGAGTGGCTGTCCAGAGACAAAACAGGACAGTTTCTGGATATGGCTGAAGGGGCCATGGTGTGGTACATGGGACATCATGAGATGAGATGTCAGGTGATCGTAATGATTATGTGCACTGGGAATAatgaatgtattttattttgcacATGGTTTAATAAATCAATCAATCCCAAGGAGGGGTGTTATTGAGAGAGAAGAACCTTAGAAGTGAAGTTATTTGGTTacctgagaggggaaactgaggcagggcacaCATGCCATGGCTTGCATGGGGGGTGGGCACTCTAGGTGGAGCTGCTCTATGATAAGGAGATTCCCAGGTTTTCTGATGTAATGTAATACTTGCTACTAGCCCTGGAAGGGCTCAGGATACTGCATCTTAAAACAGTCAAATGGGAAATCATTTTTAGGGCActgttagaggtttttaaaagcaaatctgTTAAAATCTTCCAGTCCTGGCCTCGTACTCAGGAAACTTGGGGACTCAATTCCTGCCCTGCCACAGACCTCCTATGTGACCTTCAGCAAGCCTGTCTGTGCTTTAGCTCCACAAATGTGAAGTGAGGATCTCATCACTTCCCAAACACAGGGGTGAGGATAAATACCTCAGTATTTGGGAAGCACTGAAACACTAATAAGATAAATAATTGGACTCATGGTAATGGAGGCATTTTGGCTTTACAGGTGAAGGAATACAATACTCAAAATACTACTTTaaaacatctttaaaatatttttaataatttttgtgagAAGTATGCACCCTAAACAGAATACATAGCGAAATGCTGTAAAGATTTTACTGGCGCTGGTTTGGGATGACCCATATAACTCACTCGTAGCTCATGAGTAGTGCAGCCATCTCAAACTCAGGATGTTAAATACCACGGCATCATGTCTGTAATAATGAAAGGCCCTAAACTTTTAAACACTttatatgcctaactttaagtatgCAATATAACCCTAACCAtttaaaatcatgagtcagaccatCCAAAAATCGtgagatttctttaaaaaaaaagcattagacttgtgtttttttttttaaatttgctttctTGTTTTTAAGCCTTTGGAGGAAGCACTTGCCACCAAAAATATAAGTGATCATTTCATGTTCAAAATTCAAACTTAAAGCACATGCAGAAATGCAGACCTCCCCGCTGGTTGCTCAGAAAGACGCTCTGCTAACCCCTTCCAATCTCTTGGGTGGTGGTGTGGATATGTGTCTAGCTGACAGAAGACTTTCACTTCCCCCCACCTTATTGCTATCCTGTCTGTCTCTCCTCCGTTCCCCTTATAGTTATTGTGtctcctcgcccccccccccgcccccactcccttTCTGGTCTCCCTCTCACTTCCCCACTAAGACTCTTGTCCCACTCTCACACACTCCCCACCACCAGTTCTTCTGTCCCTCACTTGCCTGCCAatatccctccccttccccttataGAGTCTTATCATTCTTCCTGTCCCTCTCTGCCATCCCTTACTTAGTTTTAGACGTAAGCATGAGAGTGCGTGTTTTCAGAATCTAGGCCTAAATTTGGAATCAGAACTATTCGGTCTTTGATGATATAAAGTGTTACCGTTTGTCTGCAGATTGGGCAACGGATAGCACCGAGCCACGAGCCATACCTCCAGTACGCAATAATGCAGGCACCTAATGGAGGTAAATATCAAAAGCTGTAATGATTAAAATTTTAGATTGTTAGACGTTTTtgatttaaaacaattatttcagCAAGAAAAATGGtaatataatattaaaatattaggCACAAGTACTTTAGGCATAACTGGCTGTTTTTTATATATTAACAACTTCAGAAACTAAAACCAAATTTATCCAAATTCCAAATTTGATTAATAAATTCTGATCCAAGTCAATTTCAACATTAACTTCAATAGCAGGGTggataaacaaatacaaaaattgagtttatattttaaaaataagtctgtttaaaattaaatttgaaattgacaacaaaaaaataatattaagcagtacatTTGATGCCACTTTTTGAAGAAAGTAAAACCACAGAActgtggaagtcactggctaagctgCATGAGCGAACTGCTGGCCCACCAGCTATTTTAAGCCGACCCTTGAGCTCCgctccggtgctccagccagggagcagggtcgggggccagAAGCCCTCGGAagctgtggcagtgctttaatgtggttGTGTAGTCGCGGCACCAacgctgggagacagctctctcagcactgttaaaaaaaaaaccacctccatgagggaaAATAGCTCCCTgtactggtgcactgtctacactgccactttaaagCACTGAAACTTTTTCACACTCCTAAGAGAGAaattttcagtgctgtaaagcagcagtgtagacaaagccttagtgtaAAGGCTATGGTTAACtgaaaatcaacatgttttattatcagggggtagccgtgttagtctgtatccacaaaatcaataaggagtccggtggcatcttaaacactaatagatttatttgggcataagctttcatgggtaaaaaacccacttcagatgcatggagtaaaaattacgaatgcaggcattattatactgacacatgaagagaagggagttacctcacaagtttTAATAGCTAACAACCAATGAAAATCaacttttctttaggaaaataactaaaaagtacaaatgcagaacacaaTTAGTATAGACAGTAAAGGTTTTCAGCTTACTGATTTGAATTATGATTAAACTGGGTCATTGAAATTGCACTGACTTAAATCAATCCATCCTGGTCAAGAGCATATATCTTAAAAGAGAAGTCAAAAAGCTTCTGCATCATTGTAATTGGAAAATGATTAGTTTACCAAGATAAAGTTTAGCTGAGAAAACTACAGTTTACAAAACTGCCACCTCAGCtcctcattttattttaaaaaatgttttcagttagtTCTGTTTTTCCCAAGTTTAGAAACTTTAAGGATACAGAATCAAATATATTTGCAGACGAGTGGAAATTTTGATTTCAAACCTAGtagcacagaaaaaaatatttagaatgtAATTTTAGACATTGCTTGTCgtcgtttttgctgatacagactaacatggctactgctCTGAAACCTATTACCAGATACTTTCTCAAGAAGTTATATAGAAAGTTATTTGTTTTTACTAGTGTTATTCCACAAAAAACAGTTTCTCTTCAGATCAAGTTAAGGATACTTTAGaaatggttactcaccctgtatagtaactgtggttcttcgagaCGTGTCCCCTTTTGGTGCTCCACTGGAGGTGTGCTAGCGCCCCCGtgcctttgatcagagatttctCATAACAGTGTCTGTTTGGCCCGTGCATGTGTGCTACTCAGCCCCGTGCCCTGTACCATTGTTATACAGCACTAGGTGGGggaactgccctcagttccttctctaccaccaaGCACCACAGCAgagaactccaaagtagaggggaaggagggctggTACTGGAGCACTTAGAGATACaaatcttgaagaacctcagttactgcacacaGAGAATAATCATTTTTAATTCTTCcaatagtgtccctatgggtgctccactctaggtgactacCAAGCAGTTCCCTCTAAGGCGGCGTTCGGCGGGGGGCTTCACAGTCAAATTTAGCACAGAAGAAAGTACAGCTGAGCCAAACAGTATTAGAAGCAGAGTTATAAGTTACTGTGTAGTGTTCGGCAAATATATGTATAGACACCCAAGTAGCAACCTTACATATTTCAATAATGGGCACGTTTTTGAGGAATGCTGCAGAGATGGAAATAGACATTGAATGAGTACCTATGTTCTAAGTGTTTGAATATTACAAGATTTGTAGCAAGAATTACTGCAGCCAGATAGCTACTTAGAAAGTCTTTGACTACAAACTGAAGACTGTTTTGATCTATCTACAAGTGAGACAAACAATTTGAGGGTCTTTCTGAAGGGTTTAGTCCTAACCAGACAGAAGGCCTGACATCAAGGGTGTGCAACAATGCTTCTTGATTATCTAGGTGAGGTTCAGGGTGGAAAACTGGCAGGTGAATTGATTGGTTAATATGGAACTTGGAAGAAACTTCAGGTAAAATTTTTTGATGAGGTCACAGCATGACATTGTCCTTAAAAAATACTGTGAAAGGGGGGGAATGTCATTAGGGCCCCTATTTCCTAAACCCATTGCGCTGATGTGATGGCTTTCAGAAAAGCTTTCCTTGATAAATGGAGCTGTGAGGAGGTAGCCATCAGTTCAAACAGTGGTCTTGCGAGGCATTTAAGGATCAGGTGGAGGTCCCAAACAGGAGTAGGATGTTTGACTGGCAGATAGAGATTTCCTAGTCCCCGGATGAACCTTGCTGTCATGGGATGGGGAAAAATGGAATAACCCTGTATTGGAGTGTGGAAAGCCATGATGGCGACCAGATGGGCTCTAATAGAGCTCAGCAATAGTCCCAAACTTTTTAGTGTTAGGATCTAGTCCAATAAATCTAGCAGCGATGAGGTCATTGGTGGAATAAGTCTATGGTCACaccaagaaagaaatcttgtCCATTTCTGAAAGTATGTGTAGCAGGTAGACTCTTTCCTGCTGTGTTATAGAATTCTTT
Encoded here:
- the RNF170 gene encoding E3 ubiquitin-protein ligase RNF170 isoform X1 — encoded protein: MASQQAEVQSLKLDNDSVIEGISDQVLVAVVLSFTLIAALVYMLLRNEHQNIHPDNQELVRALRQQLQTDQDASAGDRHRFYTDMSCPVCLQQATFPIETNCGHLFCGACIIAYWRYGSWLGAIRCPICRQTVTLFLPLFGEDQQDAAQVLQDVNDYNRRFSGQPRTIMERIMDLPTLLRHAFREMFTVGGLFWMFRLRIFLCLLGALLYLASPLDFLPEALFGILGFLDDFFVIFLLLIYISIMYREVITQRLNR
- the RNF170 gene encoding E3 ubiquitin-protein ligase RNF170 isoform X2 gives rise to the protein MSCPVCLQQATFPIETNCGHLFCGACIIAYWRYGSWLGAIRCPICRQTVTLFLPLFGEDQQDAAQVLQDVNDYNRRFSGQPRTIMERIMDLPTLLRHAFREMFTVGGLFWMFRLRIFLCLLGALLYLASPLDFLPEALFGILGFLDDFFVIFLLLIYISIMYREVITQRLNR